The following are from one region of the Carassius gibelio isolate Cgi1373 ecotype wild population from Czech Republic chromosome A13, carGib1.2-hapl.c, whole genome shotgun sequence genome:
- the LOC128025986 gene encoding putative thiamine transporter SLC35F3 isoform X1 translates to MGIMYGDGDLLGPPRRDCTCYLGPPTTLIPIGMRKSPEVSPRRLSDISPQLRQLKYLVVDESIKEDLKSSRSVEDINSASIEERILRITGYYGYQPWNAVYKREDRPRENAMGNADGQAMVGGAGVESGAGRQRLHCCIRVTAVQVRKAIWGVAMVMCVCSSWAGSTQLAKLTFKQYDAPFTLTWFTTTWNCLFFPLYYIGHLCKSPERQTPKQRFRECCRFFGDDGLTAKVFFTKVAPFGLLWIMTNYLYLQALRKINSTDVSALFCCNKAFVFLLSWIVLRDRFMGVRIVAAILAIAGIVMLTYADGFHSHSVIGITFVVASASASALYKVLFKLVLGSAKFGEAALFLTIVGGANFVLLSFVPVILYFTHVEYFTSIADLPWAYLCGVAGLLLAFNILVNFGIAITYPTLISLGIVLSVPVNAVVDLYTCDIHFNTVRLIAVFIICLGFLMLLLPEDWDQCLIELGTKLRKREQTAEPAETGTSSGLNWTRRARTSMSTFSH, encoded by the exons CGGAATGCGTAAATCCCCCGAGGTGAGTCCCAGAAGGCTGTCCGACATCAGCCCACAACTGCGCCAGCTCAAGTACCTGGTGGTGGATGAGTCGATTAAAGAGGACCTGAAGTCATCTCGATCAGTTGAGGACATCAACAGCGCGTCCATCGAGGAGAGGATCTTGAGAATCACGGGCTATTATGGCTACCAGCCGTGGAATGCAGTTTATAAGA GGGAGGACCGGCCGAGGGAGAACGCCATGGGCAACGCAGATGGACAGGCGATGGTGGGCGGAGCAGGGGTGGAGTCAGGGGCAGGAAGGCAGCGGTTACACTGCTGCATTCGAGTCACAGCCGTTCAAGTGCGAAAAGCAATATGGGGCGTGGCCATGGTGATGTGCGTGTGCTCATCATGGGCAGGCTCCACCCAGCTGGCAAAGCTGACCTTCAAACAGTACGACGCACCGTTCACTCTCACATGGTTCACCACCACGTGGAACTGCCTCTTCTTCCCTCTGTATTACATCGGCCACCTGTGCAAGAGTCCTGAGAGACAGACACCAAAACAGAGGTTTAG AGAGTGCTGTCGGTTCTTCGGGGACGATGGACTGACGGCGAAGGTATTCTTTACTAAAGTGGCCCCTTTCGGCCTGCTGTGGATTATGACAAACTACCTGTACCTTCAGGCTCTGAGAAAGATCAACAGCACCGATGTATCAGCCCTCTTCTGCTGTAACAAAGCCTTTGTCTTTCTCCTGTCCTGGATCGTACTGCGGGATCGCTTCATGGGTGTCAGG ATTGTTGCTGCCATTCTGGCCATCGCTGGAATCGTGATGCTGACCTACGCTGATGGCTTTCACAGTCACTCTGTTATCGGCATAACGTTTGTAGTGGCCTCTGCATCTGCCTCTGCCCTCTATAAG GTGCTCTTCAAGCTTGTCTTGGGCAGTGCCAAGTTTGGAGAGGCGGCTCTGTTTCTGACCATTGTCGGAGGTGCAAACTTTGTCTTATTGAGCTTTGTGCCAGTTATACTGTACTTCACACATGTTGAGTACTTCACATCCATAGCTGATCTTCCCTGGGCCTACCTGTGTGGAGTAGCTGGACTCTTACTAG CATTCAATATTCTGGTGAATTTTGGCATTGCCATTACATACCCTACACTCATTTCACTTGGCATTGTGCTGAGTGTCCCAGTCAATGCAG TGGTGGACCTGTACACCTGTGATATCCACTTCAACACAGTGCGGCTCATCGCTGTGTTCATCATCTGTCTGGGCTTCCTGATGCTGCTGTTACCAGAAGACTGGGATCAGTGTTTGATTGAGCTCGGCACCAAACTCAGAAAGCGGGAACAGACTGCTGAGCCGGCTGAGACTGGAACCAGTTCAGGACTCAATTGGACCCGACGCGCCAGGACCTCCATGTCCACGTTTTCCCACTGA
- the LOC128025986 gene encoding putative thiamine transporter SLC35F3 isoform X2: MGIMYGDGDLLGPPRRDCTCYLGPPTTLIPIGMRKSPEVSPRRLSDISPQLRQLKYLVVDESIKEDLKSSRSVEDINSASIEERILRITGYYGYQPWNAVYKREDRPRENAMGNADGQAMVGGAGVESGAGRQRLHCCIRVTAVQVRKAIWGVAMVMCVCSSWAGSTQLAKLTFKQYDAPFTLTWFTTTWNCLFFPLYYIGHLCKSPERQTPKQRFRECCRFFGDDGLTAKALRKINSTDVSALFCCNKAFVFLLSWIVLRDRFMGVRIVAAILAIAGIVMLTYADGFHSHSVIGITFVVASASASALYKVLFKLVLGSAKFGEAALFLTIVGGANFVLLSFVPVILYFTHVEYFTSIADLPWAYLCGVAGLLLAFNILVNFGIAITYPTLISLGIVLSVPVNAVVDLYTCDIHFNTVRLIAVFIICLGFLMLLLPEDWDQCLIELGTKLRKREQTAEPAETGTSSGLNWTRRARTSMSTFSH; the protein is encoded by the exons CGGAATGCGTAAATCCCCCGAGGTGAGTCCCAGAAGGCTGTCCGACATCAGCCCACAACTGCGCCAGCTCAAGTACCTGGTGGTGGATGAGTCGATTAAAGAGGACCTGAAGTCATCTCGATCAGTTGAGGACATCAACAGCGCGTCCATCGAGGAGAGGATCTTGAGAATCACGGGCTATTATGGCTACCAGCCGTGGAATGCAGTTTATAAGA GGGAGGACCGGCCGAGGGAGAACGCCATGGGCAACGCAGATGGACAGGCGATGGTGGGCGGAGCAGGGGTGGAGTCAGGGGCAGGAAGGCAGCGGTTACACTGCTGCATTCGAGTCACAGCCGTTCAAGTGCGAAAAGCAATATGGGGCGTGGCCATGGTGATGTGCGTGTGCTCATCATGGGCAGGCTCCACCCAGCTGGCAAAGCTGACCTTCAAACAGTACGACGCACCGTTCACTCTCACATGGTTCACCACCACGTGGAACTGCCTCTTCTTCCCTCTGTATTACATCGGCCACCTGTGCAAGAGTCCTGAGAGACAGACACCAAAACAGAGGTTTAG AGAGTGCTGTCGGTTCTTCGGGGACGATGGACTGACGGCGAAG GCTCTGAGAAAGATCAACAGCACCGATGTATCAGCCCTCTTCTGCTGTAACAAAGCCTTTGTCTTTCTCCTGTCCTGGATCGTACTGCGGGATCGCTTCATGGGTGTCAGG ATTGTTGCTGCCATTCTGGCCATCGCTGGAATCGTGATGCTGACCTACGCTGATGGCTTTCACAGTCACTCTGTTATCGGCATAACGTTTGTAGTGGCCTCTGCATCTGCCTCTGCCCTCTATAAG GTGCTCTTCAAGCTTGTCTTGGGCAGTGCCAAGTTTGGAGAGGCGGCTCTGTTTCTGACCATTGTCGGAGGTGCAAACTTTGTCTTATTGAGCTTTGTGCCAGTTATACTGTACTTCACACATGTTGAGTACTTCACATCCATAGCTGATCTTCCCTGGGCCTACCTGTGTGGAGTAGCTGGACTCTTACTAG CATTCAATATTCTGGTGAATTTTGGCATTGCCATTACATACCCTACACTCATTTCACTTGGCATTGTGCTGAGTGTCCCAGTCAATGCAG TGGTGGACCTGTACACCTGTGATATCCACTTCAACACAGTGCGGCTCATCGCTGTGTTCATCATCTGTCTGGGCTTCCTGATGCTGCTGTTACCAGAAGACTGGGATCAGTGTTTGATTGAGCTCGGCACCAAACTCAGAAAGCGGGAACAGACTGCTGAGCCGGCTGAGACTGGAACCAGTTCAGGACTCAATTGGACCCGACGCGCCAGGACCTCCATGTCCACGTTTTCCCACTGA
- the LOC128025986 gene encoding putative thiamine transporter SLC35F3 isoform X3, whose amino-acid sequence MRLELRLSELVNMKKHSARVAPLSACNSPVLTLTKVRGEDRPRENAMGNADGQAMVGGAGVESGAGRQRLHCCIRVTAVQVRKAIWGVAMVMCVCSSWAGSTQLAKLTFKQYDAPFTLTWFTTTWNCLFFPLYYIGHLCKSPERQTPKQRFRECCRFFGDDGLTAKVFFTKVAPFGLLWIMTNYLYLQALRKINSTDVSALFCCNKAFVFLLSWIVLRDRFMGVRIVAAILAIAGIVMLTYADGFHSHSVIGITFVVASASASALYKVLFKLVLGSAKFGEAALFLTIVGGANFVLLSFVPVILYFTHVEYFTSIADLPWAYLCGVAGLLLAFNILVNFGIAITYPTLISLGIVLSVPVNAVVDLYTCDIHFNTVRLIAVFIICLGFLMLLLPEDWDQCLIELGTKLRKREQTAEPAETGTSSGLNWTRRARTSMSTFSH is encoded by the exons ATGCGGCTTGAGCTCCGTCTGTCCGAGCTCGTCAATATGAAGAAACATTCGGCCCGGGTCGCGCCGCTGTCCGCCTGTAACAGCCCGGTGCTCACCCTGACCAAAGTGAGAG GGGAGGACCGGCCGAGGGAGAACGCCATGGGCAACGCAGATGGACAGGCGATGGTGGGCGGAGCAGGGGTGGAGTCAGGGGCAGGAAGGCAGCGGTTACACTGCTGCATTCGAGTCACAGCCGTTCAAGTGCGAAAAGCAATATGGGGCGTGGCCATGGTGATGTGCGTGTGCTCATCATGGGCAGGCTCCACCCAGCTGGCAAAGCTGACCTTCAAACAGTACGACGCACCGTTCACTCTCACATGGTTCACCACCACGTGGAACTGCCTCTTCTTCCCTCTGTATTACATCGGCCACCTGTGCAAGAGTCCTGAGAGACAGACACCAAAACAGAGGTTTAG AGAGTGCTGTCGGTTCTTCGGGGACGATGGACTGACGGCGAAGGTATTCTTTACTAAAGTGGCCCCTTTCGGCCTGCTGTGGATTATGACAAACTACCTGTACCTTCAGGCTCTGAGAAAGATCAACAGCACCGATGTATCAGCCCTCTTCTGCTGTAACAAAGCCTTTGTCTTTCTCCTGTCCTGGATCGTACTGCGGGATCGCTTCATGGGTGTCAGG ATTGTTGCTGCCATTCTGGCCATCGCTGGAATCGTGATGCTGACCTACGCTGATGGCTTTCACAGTCACTCTGTTATCGGCATAACGTTTGTAGTGGCCTCTGCATCTGCCTCTGCCCTCTATAAG GTGCTCTTCAAGCTTGTCTTGGGCAGTGCCAAGTTTGGAGAGGCGGCTCTGTTTCTGACCATTGTCGGAGGTGCAAACTTTGTCTTATTGAGCTTTGTGCCAGTTATACTGTACTTCACACATGTTGAGTACTTCACATCCATAGCTGATCTTCCCTGGGCCTACCTGTGTGGAGTAGCTGGACTCTTACTAG CATTCAATATTCTGGTGAATTTTGGCATTGCCATTACATACCCTACACTCATTTCACTTGGCATTGTGCTGAGTGTCCCAGTCAATGCAG TGGTGGACCTGTACACCTGTGATATCCACTTCAACACAGTGCGGCTCATCGCTGTGTTCATCATCTGTCTGGGCTTCCTGATGCTGCTGTTACCAGAAGACTGGGATCAGTGTTTGATTGAGCTCGGCACCAAACTCAGAAAGCGGGAACAGACTGCTGAGCCGGCTGAGACTGGAACCAGTTCAGGACTCAATTGGACCCGACGCGCCAGGACCTCCATGTCCACGTTTTCCCACTGA
- the LOC128025986 gene encoding putative thiamine transporter SLC35F3 isoform X4: MQQKNICHSYQFWTAWEFGIGEDRPRENAMGNADGQAMVGGAGVESGAGRQRLHCCIRVTAVQVRKAIWGVAMVMCVCSSWAGSTQLAKLTFKQYDAPFTLTWFTTTWNCLFFPLYYIGHLCKSPERQTPKQRFRECCRFFGDDGLTAKVFFTKVAPFGLLWIMTNYLYLQALRKINSTDVSALFCCNKAFVFLLSWIVLRDRFMGVRIVAAILAIAGIVMLTYADGFHSHSVIGITFVVASASASALYKVLFKLVLGSAKFGEAALFLTIVGGANFVLLSFVPVILYFTHVEYFTSIADLPWAYLCGVAGLLLAFNILVNFGIAITYPTLISLGIVLSVPVNAVVDLYTCDIHFNTVRLIAVFIICLGFLMLLLPEDWDQCLIELGTKLRKREQTAEPAETGTSSGLNWTRRARTSMSTFSH; the protein is encoded by the exons ATGCAACAGAAAAACATCTGCCACTCTTATCAGTTCTGGACAGCTTGGGAGTTTGGCATTG GGGAGGACCGGCCGAGGGAGAACGCCATGGGCAACGCAGATGGACAGGCGATGGTGGGCGGAGCAGGGGTGGAGTCAGGGGCAGGAAGGCAGCGGTTACACTGCTGCATTCGAGTCACAGCCGTTCAAGTGCGAAAAGCAATATGGGGCGTGGCCATGGTGATGTGCGTGTGCTCATCATGGGCAGGCTCCACCCAGCTGGCAAAGCTGACCTTCAAACAGTACGACGCACCGTTCACTCTCACATGGTTCACCACCACGTGGAACTGCCTCTTCTTCCCTCTGTATTACATCGGCCACCTGTGCAAGAGTCCTGAGAGACAGACACCAAAACAGAGGTTTAG AGAGTGCTGTCGGTTCTTCGGGGACGATGGACTGACGGCGAAGGTATTCTTTACTAAAGTGGCCCCTTTCGGCCTGCTGTGGATTATGACAAACTACCTGTACCTTCAGGCTCTGAGAAAGATCAACAGCACCGATGTATCAGCCCTCTTCTGCTGTAACAAAGCCTTTGTCTTTCTCCTGTCCTGGATCGTACTGCGGGATCGCTTCATGGGTGTCAGG ATTGTTGCTGCCATTCTGGCCATCGCTGGAATCGTGATGCTGACCTACGCTGATGGCTTTCACAGTCACTCTGTTATCGGCATAACGTTTGTAGTGGCCTCTGCATCTGCCTCTGCCCTCTATAAG GTGCTCTTCAAGCTTGTCTTGGGCAGTGCCAAGTTTGGAGAGGCGGCTCTGTTTCTGACCATTGTCGGAGGTGCAAACTTTGTCTTATTGAGCTTTGTGCCAGTTATACTGTACTTCACACATGTTGAGTACTTCACATCCATAGCTGATCTTCCCTGGGCCTACCTGTGTGGAGTAGCTGGACTCTTACTAG CATTCAATATTCTGGTGAATTTTGGCATTGCCATTACATACCCTACACTCATTTCACTTGGCATTGTGCTGAGTGTCCCAGTCAATGCAG TGGTGGACCTGTACACCTGTGATATCCACTTCAACACAGTGCGGCTCATCGCTGTGTTCATCATCTGTCTGGGCTTCCTGATGCTGCTGTTACCAGAAGACTGGGATCAGTGTTTGATTGAGCTCGGCACCAAACTCAGAAAGCGGGAACAGACTGCTGAGCCGGCTGAGACTGGAACCAGTTCAGGACTCAATTGGACCCGACGCGCCAGGACCTCCATGTCCACGTTTTCCCACTGA